The Myxococcales bacterium genome includes the window CAATTCCGGAGGTGGTCGGTGGCTCATGGTGGCAGCGCGCGCTGGCGTTTGTGCGGCGCAAGGTGCGCGCTTTGGCGCAGGCGACGATCGGCCGCGTCGAGCAATGGCTGGCGCGGGGCGTGCTTAGCCTGGTTACCGGCATGTCAAAAAAGGAATTTCAAGGCGTCTTGACTGGCAGCGCGCACGCCGTGGCGCAAGGGCAGGCGGGCGCGCTGGATGCGGCGGGTGCCAATGCCGATGCGGTGGCGCAAAGCGAGGCGTTGCACGGCCTGGTGCACGAGGACGAGCAAGCTGCGTTTGGGCAAGTGCTCGAAAGCCGCGGCGCCATCGCCCACGCCGTACCCCTACGCGCGACCCTTGATGACATGCAACAGGCCTTGCCCGGCGAAATTGCCGAAGGCGCGAGCTACGTCGAGGCGATGCGCGCCGAGATTGCGCCTGGGGCCTAGCTAATTCGAATCAGGCGGTAGTCTTTTTTGCCGCTGCGAAGCAAGATGAACGACGCCGAGGCGCGGTGCTCGTTGGTTACGATGAGCTTTTCATCGGGCACGCGCACGTTATTGAGATATGCGCCGCCTGCGGCCACCAAGCGCTTGGCGTCGCCTTTGGATTTGCAAAGGCCGCCGGCGACGAGCAAGTCGAGGACGCTTAGGCCAGCCGCAAGCGCTGCCCCGTCGATGTCGCCGGTGGGCAGGTCGGCCTGCAAGGCGCGCAACGTATCGTCGCTGATGCCCTCGAGGCTGCTGCCAAACATCACCGCGGTCGCGGCCTGCGCGGTTGCTACCCCAGGCTGACCATGCACCCAACGCGTAAAATCCTCGGCGAGGGTTTTTTGCGCCAGTCGCTCATGCGGTGCGGCGGCGTGCGCGGCGATGACGTCGTCGAGCTCCTGCAGCGGCCGCCACGAAAACATCTTGAGAAACTTCGCCACGTCGGCATCGGCCGCGCCCAGCCAGTATTGGTAGAAGGCGTAAGGCGAGGTCTTGCTGGCGTCGAGCCACACCCGTTGACCGGTCGAGGTCTTGCCCATTTTTTCGCCGGCGCTGTCGGTAAGCAGCGGCGCCGTGAGGCCAAAGATTTGCGTCTCATGACCAAGCTTGCGCCATAGCTCGGTGCCCGCGGTGATATTGCCCCACTGGTCGGAGCCACCAATTTGCAGCCGACAACCAAAGTGCTTGGCGAGATGCACATAATCGTAGGCCTGAAGCAGCATGTACGAGAATTCGGTGTAGCTGATGCCTTGCTCGCGGTCTTGCAGGCGCGTGCGCACCGAGTCCTTGGCGAGCATGTAGTTGACCGTGATGTGCTTGCCGATGTCGCGCAGAAAATCGATATAGGAGATGTCCTTGGTCCAGTCGAAGTTGTTGACCAGCTTGGCGCCGGCGGGGCCTTCGTCGAAGTCAAAAAAGCGCCGCAGCTGCGTGCCGATCGCCGCGACATTCTGTTGCAAGGTCTCCGCGTCTAGCAAGTTGCGCTCGGCGCTCTTGCCCGACGGATCGCCGATCATGCCGGTGGCGCCGCCGACCAGCGCAATGGGGCGATGGCCGGCGCGTTGCAGCCGTGCCTGAATGATGATCGGCACCAAGTGCCCAACGTGCAGGCTGGTGGCGGTTGGGTCGTGCCCGGCATAGTGCGGCACCTTATCGCCCGTGAGCAGGGCAGCGAGCTCCGCCTCATGAGTGACATCGGCCACGAGCTGGCGAGCGCGAAGTTCTTCGAGAATGTTCATGCGTTGGCTCCGCGGTTGGCAGTCATCGCGCCTTGTTAGCGCGCATAGTCGGAGGCGCGCGTTTCGCGCACAACCACCACGCGGACGCCGCCGGCATACGCGGCCTGCTGCTCGATGGATTTGGCGATGTCTTTGGCGAGCAGCATGGCTGCCGCGTCGTCGAGCGAGGCGTTCTCGACCATGACGCGCACCTCGCGACCGGCTTGCAACGCGTAAACGCGATCGACGCCCTCGAACGACTGACACAGCTTTTCGAGGTCTTCGAGGCGTTTGACGTAGCTAGCGAGCGTCTCGCGGCGCGCGCCGGGGCGCTGCGCCGAGAGCGAGTTGGCCGCCGCAATGACGTGCTCGAGCACGCCCATCTCGCTGCTCTCGCTATGGTGGAGGCGAATCGCTTGGCAGACGCGTGGCGATTCGTTGTGCTTGCGCGCGAAGTCAGCGCCGACCGCGCCGTGATCGCCTTCGTGCTCGTGATCGATCGCCCGGCCGATATCGTGCAACAGGCCGGCGCGCCGCGCCAGCTTGACGTTGATGCCGAGCTCGGCGGCCATGAGGCCCGCGAGGTAGGCGACCTCGATCGAGTGATGCAGCACGTTTTGCGCGTACGACGAGCGAAACTTAAGGCTGCCCAGCGTCTTGACCAGCTCGGGATGCACCCGATGAATCCCTAGATCAAAACAAGCTTGTTCGCCGGCGGCCTTGCAGCTCTTGTCGACTTCTTTTTCGGCCTTCTTAACCGATTCTTCAATACGCGTTGGGTGAATGCGGCCATCGGCGACGAGCGAACTAATCGCCAGGCGCGCGACTTCACGGCGCATGGGATTAAAACAGCTAATCGAAATCGCCTCGGCGGTGTCATCGATGATGAGGTCGATGCCCGTCGCCGCCTCAAGCGCGCGGATGTTGCGACCTTCGCGCCCAATGAGCCGGCCTTTGAGGTCATCAGATGGCAGCGGGATCACCGACACCGTGCGCTCATGGACAAATTCGCTCGCATAGCGCGCAATCGCCGCGGCGATGATGGTGCGCGAGCGGGCGTGGGCCTCCTTGGCGGCCTCGTCTTCGATGCGCTTGAGCTCGGCCGCGACGCCGGCCTGCGCTTCACCGCGCAGCGCCTGCTCGAGCGCGGCCTTGGCTTGATCGGCCGAGAGGCCTGCCACTTGCTCGAGCCGCTCCTTGGCTTGTTTTTGCGCCTCCTCGGCCTTGGCGACGGCGGCCTCGGCCTGCTTTTGTCGGCCCTCAAGCGAGCGCTCCTTGCCCTTTAGGTCGGCTTCCTTGCGCTCGGCGTCTTTGCGCTGGCGCTCGGCATCGCGCAGCTTGGCCGCCAGCGCGGCCTCCTTGGTGGCCAGCTCTTCTTTGCGTTTGCTGAGGTCCTCTTCCAACGCGGCCTTGTGCTTGAGGGCCTGATCGCGCGCGTCGATCTCCGCGGTCTTACGCAGCGTAGCGATTTCAGCCTGGGCGGCGGTGCGCAGCCTCGCGGCCTCGCTCTCAGCAAGCTGGCGAGCATTGGTGGCAGGGCTGCGCTTGGCGCGAAAGATCACGGCGCCGACAGTCGCGCCTATAGCGATGCCGATGGCAATCGCGAGCAGAAGAAGCAAGGGATTCATGGGAGCGCTCCAATTTGATGGACTATGACGTCGCCGTCCACGTCGTCGCTGACGATTGCGTGCATCGGGATGTCGCCATCTGAGTCGGGAATCATAGGGATGAGTTGTTCGCGAAAACACACGCCAATAAAGCGCGTGGAGGATGAGAGTCGCGCCAAGGCGCGGTCGTAGTAACCAGCCCCGTATCCTAAT containing:
- the rny gene encoding ribonuclease Y — encoded protein: MNPLLLLLAIAIGIAIGATVGAVIFRAKRSPATNARQLAESEAARLRTAAQAEIATLRKTAEIDARDQALKHKAALEEDLSKRKEELATKEAALAAKLRDAERQRKDAERKEADLKGKERSLEGRQKQAEAAVAKAEEAQKQAKERLEQVAGLSADQAKAALEQALRGEAQAGVAAELKRIEDEAAKEAHARSRTIIAAAIARYASEFVHERTVSVIPLPSDDLKGRLIGREGRNIRALEAATGIDLIIDDTAEAISISCFNPMRREVARLAISSLVADGRIHPTRIEESVKKAEKEVDKSCKAAGEQACFDLGIHRVHPELVKTLGSLKFRSSYAQNVLHHSIEVAYLAGLMAAELGINVKLARRAGLLHDIGRAIDHEHEGDHGAVGADFARKHNESPRVCQAIRLHHSESSEMGVLEHVIAAANSLSAQRPGARRETLASYVKRLEDLEKLCQSFEGVDRVYALQAGREVRVMVENASLDDAAAMLLAKDIAKSIEQQAAYAGGVRVVVVRETRASDYAR
- a CDS encoding tyrosine--tRNA ligase, which gives rise to MNILEELRARQLVADVTHEAELAALLTGDKVPHYAGHDPTATSLHVGHLVPIIIQARLQRAGHRPIALVGGATGMIGDPSGKSAERNLLDAETLQQNVAAIGTQLRRFFDFDEGPAGAKLVNNFDWTKDISYIDFLRDIGKHITVNYMLAKDSVRTRLQDREQGISYTEFSYMLLQAYDYVHLAKHFGCRLQIGGSDQWGNITAGTELWRKLGHETQIFGLTAPLLTDSAGEKMGKTSTGQRVWLDASKTSPYAFYQYWLGAADADVAKFLKMFSWRPLQELDDVIAAHAAAPHERLAQKTLAEDFTRWVHGQPGVATAQAATAVMFGSSLEGISDDTLRALQADLPTGDIDGAALAAGLSVLDLLVAGGLCKSKGDAKRLVAAGGAYLNNVRVPDEKLIVTNEHRASASFILLRSGKKDYRLIRIS